A window from Candidatus Reconcilbacillus cellulovorans encodes these proteins:
- a CDS encoding DNA gyrase subunit A yields MAERVNHPGIKDKDIVTEMRTSFLDYAMSIIVSRALPDVRDGLKPVHRRILYAMSELGVTPDKPYKKSARIVGEVIGKYHPHGDAAVYETMVGMAQDFTYRYMLVDGHGNFGSVDGDAAAAMRYTEARLSRIAMEMLRDIQKDTVDFRPNYSNEESEPEVLPSRFPNILVNGSYGIAVGMATAIPPHNLREVVEGLHYLIDHPDATSTELMKFVKGPDFPTAGLILGRKGIQQAYETGRGTITVRARTELEESGGKYRIVVKELPYKVNKAKLIEKIAELVRDRQIDGIVDLRDESDRSGMRVVIELRRDANPNVVLNQLFKHTALQTTFGVIMLALVDGEPKVLSLRDVLVYYLRHQQTVIRRRTAHDLKKAEARAHILEGLRIALDRLDEVIALIRSSKTVEEARDGLMNRFGLTEEQARAILDMRLQRLTGLEREKIEEEYRELIRNIEQYRAILADERLVLGIIRDELAEIADKYGDARRTEIVDVEDDILEEDLIQRDDVVVTITRTGYIKRLPLSAYRSQHRGGKGVIGIETKEEDFAEHLLVTETHRTLIFFTDRGKAYVLKAYEIPDLSRTARGTPIINLLQIEPGERVRAVIPVASFDEGRYLFFATRQGLVKKTPLAEFANIRRTGLIALSLRDNDDLIDVRLTNGDSEIMLATKQGMSIRFSEAEVRAMGRTASGVKGIELSEDDEVIGMDVVRPDDDVLIVTSKGYGKRTPASEYRQQARGGKGIRTLNVTPKNGRVVALKMVREDDDLIVLTASGTVIRTAVSEISSMGRNTQGVKLIQIREDDEVAAVASAGKNSVPTSDDRT; encoded by the coding sequence ATGGCCGAACGAGTGAACCATCCGGGCATTAAAGATAAAGATATCGTCACCGAAATGCGCACGTCGTTTCTCGACTACGCGATGAGCATCATCGTCAGCCGTGCGCTTCCTGACGTGCGCGACGGGCTCAAGCCCGTCCACCGCCGCATTCTCTACGCGATGTCCGAGCTTGGCGTCACGCCGGACAAACCGTACAAGAAGTCGGCCCGCATCGTCGGCGAAGTGATCGGCAAATACCATCCGCACGGTGACGCCGCCGTCTACGAGACGATGGTCGGCATGGCGCAGGATTTCACGTATCGCTACATGCTCGTCGACGGGCACGGCAATTTCGGGTCGGTCGACGGCGACGCGGCGGCGGCGATGCGTTATACGGAAGCGCGGCTCTCGAGAATCGCCATGGAAATGCTCCGCGACATTCAGAAAGACACGGTCGACTTTCGGCCGAATTATTCCAACGAAGAGTCGGAGCCCGAGGTATTGCCGTCGCGGTTTCCGAACATTCTCGTCAATGGCTCGTACGGTATCGCCGTCGGCATGGCGACTGCCATTCCGCCGCACAACCTTCGGGAAGTCGTCGAAGGTCTTCATTACCTGATCGACCATCCCGACGCGACGAGCACCGAACTGATGAAGTTCGTCAAAGGGCCGGACTTTCCGACCGCCGGTCTCATTCTCGGGCGCAAAGGCATCCAGCAGGCGTACGAGACGGGCCGCGGTACGATCACCGTGCGTGCCAGAACAGAACTGGAGGAATCAGGAGGAAAATACAGAATCGTCGTTAAGGAGTTGCCTTACAAAGTCAACAAGGCCAAACTGATCGAAAAAATCGCCGAGCTCGTCCGCGACCGGCAGATCGACGGTATCGTCGATCTGCGCGACGAATCCGACAGAAGCGGCATGCGCGTCGTCATCGAGCTGCGCCGCGACGCGAACCCGAATGTCGTCCTGAACCAGTTGTTCAAGCATACGGCGCTTCAGACGACGTTCGGCGTCATCATGCTCGCGCTCGTCGACGGCGAGCCGAAAGTGCTCAGCCTGCGCGACGTTCTCGTTTATTATTTGCGGCACCAGCAGACCGTCATTCGTCGGCGCACCGCCCATGACCTGAAAAAAGCCGAAGCGCGCGCGCATATCCTCGAAGGCCTGAGGATCGCGCTCGATCGTCTCGACGAAGTCATCGCGCTCATCCGGTCGTCGAAAACGGTCGAGGAAGCGCGCGACGGCCTGATGAACCGATTCGGCCTGACTGAAGAACAGGCCCGGGCGATTCTGGACATGCGGCTGCAGCGGTTGACTGGCCTCGAGCGGGAAAAAATCGAGGAGGAATACCGCGAACTGATCCGGAATATCGAACAGTATCGGGCGATTTTGGCGGATGAGCGGCTTGTGCTCGGCATCATCCGCGACGAACTCGCCGAGATTGCCGACAAGTACGGCGACGCGCGGCGAACGGAGATCGTCGACGTCGAAGACGACATTTTGGAAGAAGATTTGATCCAGCGCGACGACGTCGTCGTGACGATCACGCGCACCGGCTATATTAAGCGGCTGCCGCTTTCCGCTTATCGCTCCCAGCACCGCGGCGGCAAGGGCGTCATCGGCATCGAGACAAAAGAAGAAGACTTTGCCGAACATCTGCTCGTCACCGAAACGCATCGAACGCTTATTTTCTTTACCGACCGCGGGAAGGCCTACGTGCTGAAAGCTTACGAAATTCCCGACTTAAGCCGAACGGCGCGCGGCACGCCGATCATCAATCTTTTGCAGATCGAGCCCGGCGAGCGCGTCCGCGCGGTCATCCCCGTCGCGTCGTTCGACGAAGGGCGGTATTTGTTTTTCGCGACGCGGCAAGGCCTCGTCAAGAAAACGCCGTTGGCGGAGTTCGCCAACATCCGCCGCACGGGTCTGATCGCTTTGTCGTTACGCGATAACGACGATTTAATCGATGTCCGGCTTACGAACGGCGACAGTGAAATCATGCTGGCGACCAAACAAGGCATGTCGATCCGCTTTTCCGAGGCAGAAGTTCGCGCCATGGGCCGTACGGCTAGCGGCGTCAAGGGCATCGAGCTGTCCGAAGACGACGAGGTGATCGGCATGGATGTCGTGCGGCCGGACGACGACGTGCTGATTGTAACGTCCAAAGGATACGGAAAGCGCACGCCGGCGTCCGAATACCGGCAGCAGGCGCGCGGCGGCAAAGGAATCCGAACGCTGAACGTGACGCCGAAAAACGGCCGCGTCGTCGCACTGAAAATGGTGCGTGAAGACGACGATTTGATTGTCCTCACCGCGTCGGGCACCGTCATCCGTACGGCCGTATCG